GTCAACCTCGCCTTTCTGCCACAGGTCCCACCACCAATCCCAGAAGGATTCCTGTTTTTCTTCGAACCTGTCTGGCTCTCCAAAAGCCTCCAGGTTAAACCATGTATCGATATCATAGTCCGCATTCTTTAACTGTTGATGCGCAGTTTCGTGCAAGATCGTCCTTTTTAACAATTCGAAAGCTGCGGCTTTCTCTTCTGCGGGGCCACTTTCCAGCTTTACAACCAACCAAGCGGCCACCTGAATCTTGTTCTTCTGTTCGGGACCTACGGGTGGAGGCTCGTTTCCTTGATATCTACCGGCGGCCCATTCATGTATTGGTATTTCTGGAAGAATAACCTCTGGGCCTCTTCCAGGTTCTCCGATTGGCTCCCCTGTATCACTCAACAATCCAAAGCCAACAAACTCGCTGACAGGCACCCCAATCCTAGTATGGAATGTAGCCCTCACTCTCGGATCATATAGCGCTAATTGTTCCGCTGAGTAGATGGCTAGAGCTAGAATCGGATATTTCCTCATCAAAGATTCCTTGATCACAATCTTCCCGTTCGGATCAACATAAATCAGCGGATTATCCAGCGCGTACACGTACGGGCTCCAGCCAGGGTAGTCCTGTCCTAGCGGATCTGTTTGGGTAAACCGCCCGAGCTCGGGATCA
The Candidatus Neomarinimicrobiota bacterium DNA segment above includes these coding regions:
- a CDS encoding RHS repeat domain-containing protein is translated as MNSITQMNNQSPCESPSLQKGGASRSERGGFVFGARYYDPELGRFTQTDPLGQDYPGWSPYVYALDNPLIYVDPNGKIVIKESLMRKYPILALAIYSAEQLALYDPRVRATFHTRIGVPVSEFVGFGLLSDTGEPIGEPGRGPEVILPEIPIHEWAAGRYQGNEPPPVGPEQKNKIQVAAWLVVKLESGPAEEKAAAFELLKRTILHETAHQQLKNADYDIDTWFNLEAFGEPDRFEEKQESFWDWWWDLWQKGEVDPTGPESNQ